Proteins encoded by one window of Luteolibacter rhizosphaerae:
- a CDS encoding Gfo/Idh/MocA family protein: MKKEIRIGLIGYGFMGRTHSNAYSQLSHFFDTTHVPVRQAVCGRDEAKVKAFAEKWGYASYETDWRKLVAREDIDAVDICTPNDSHAEIALECIKHGKMILCEKPLALNGTQGEEMVKAVEASGLPNLVWYNYRFLPAVTLAKNIVDAGELGRVFHYRANFLQDWTISEELPQGGAGLWRLDAAAAGSGVTGDLLAHCIDTARWINGDIVSVSAMTETFIKERVHTATGEKHPVTIDDACAFLARFENGSLAIFESTRYARGHKALYTFEINGEKKSLAWDLHDLNYLSYFDHGVPGDRRGWTNIHTTDGDHPYSGNWWVPGLCLGYEHSFTHELAEFFKDLDSPQKEKRYPDFRHALGTQYVCDAVLESAKTKQWVDVKKA, translated from the coding sequence ATGAAAAAGGAAATCCGCATCGGCCTCATCGGCTACGGCTTCATGGGCCGTACCCATTCGAACGCCTATTCCCAACTCTCGCACTTCTTCGACACCACGCACGTCCCTGTCCGCCAGGCCGTCTGCGGTCGGGACGAGGCCAAAGTGAAGGCCTTCGCCGAAAAGTGGGGCTACGCGTCCTACGAGACCGACTGGCGCAAGCTGGTCGCCCGCGAGGACATCGATGCTGTCGACATCTGCACCCCGAACGACTCGCATGCCGAGATCGCGCTCGAGTGCATCAAGCATGGCAAGATGATCCTCTGCGAAAAGCCGCTCGCGCTGAACGGCACGCAAGGCGAGGAGATGGTCAAGGCCGTCGAAGCCTCCGGCCTGCCGAACCTCGTCTGGTACAACTACCGCTTCCTGCCCGCCGTCACCCTCGCGAAAAACATCGTCGATGCCGGCGAACTCGGCCGGGTCTTCCACTACCGCGCGAACTTCCTGCAGGACTGGACGATCTCCGAAGAGTTGCCGCAAGGCGGTGCCGGCCTCTGGCGTCTCGATGCCGCAGCGGCAGGTTCCGGCGTGACCGGCGACCTGTTGGCTCACTGCATCGACACCGCGCGCTGGATCAACGGTGACATCGTCTCAGTTTCCGCGATGACGGAAACCTTCATCAAGGAGCGCGTGCACACCGCCACCGGTGAGAAGCACCCAGTCACCATCGACGATGCCTGCGCCTTCCTCGCCCGCTTCGAAAACGGCTCGCTGGCGATCTTCGAGAGCACCCGCTACGCCCGTGGCCACAAGGCGCTCTACACCTTCGAGATTAACGGCGAGAAGAAGTCGCTGGCGTGGGATCTTCACGATCTCAACTACCTGTCCTACTTCGATCACGGCGTCCCCGGCGATCGTCGCGGCTGGACCAATATCCACACCACGGACGGGGATCATCCCTACTCCGGCAACTGGTGGGTGCCCGGCCTCTGCCTCGGCTACGAGCACTCCTTCACCCACGAACTGGCCGAGTTTTTCAAGGACCTCGACAGCCCGCAGAAGGAGAAGCGCTACCCCGACTTCCGCCACGCCCTCGGCACGCAGTATGTCTGCGATGCCGTGCTTGAGTCCGCGAAGACCAAGCAGTGGGTGGATGTGAAGAAGGCTTGA
- a CDS encoding phytanoyl-CoA dioxygenase family protein: MSPIQELANEGWTRVSTGISPELQAELRATLFAEGLAGTRCLLDLPPVAAMAKQLKVELTVQGLISGDAVAIQAIAFDKTPGTNWKVAWHQDLMFPFARPVTAPGYDLPVRKGGVDYARPPLRILEELLAVRLHLDPCGPNNGPLRVCPGSHHHGFIPSQECGAFASTHGEYAALAEQGEVILMRPLLLHASSQATEPGHRRVLHLVYHGAGRAEEPWHRSVR, translated from the coding sequence GTGAGTCCGATCCAAGAGCTCGCGAACGAAGGATGGACGCGGGTGTCGACCGGTATCTCGCCGGAGCTCCAAGCGGAGCTCCGGGCCACTCTCTTTGCCGAGGGCTTGGCAGGCACACGCTGCCTGCTCGATCTGCCTCCGGTCGCGGCGATGGCCAAGCAACTCAAGGTCGAGCTCACCGTGCAAGGACTTATCAGCGGTGATGCCGTGGCGATCCAAGCCATTGCCTTCGACAAGACGCCCGGAACGAATTGGAAGGTGGCATGGCATCAGGACCTCATGTTCCCGTTCGCGCGGCCGGTGACTGCGCCCGGCTATGACCTGCCGGTAAGGAAGGGCGGGGTCGACTACGCGCGCCCGCCGCTCCGGATACTAGAAGAGCTGCTGGCAGTGCGACTCCATCTGGACCCCTGTGGACCCAACAATGGCCCCCTGCGGGTCTGCCCGGGGAGCCATCATCATGGTTTCATCCCCTCTCAGGAGTGCGGAGCTTTTGCATCGACTCATGGCGAGTATGCTGCGCTTGCCGAGCAAGGAGAGGTCATCCTCATGCGTCCGCTGCTACTCCATGCATCGTCCCAGGCGACTGAGCCCGGTCATCGGCGTGTTCTACACCTCGTCTATCATGGCGCAGGTCGTGCGGAAGAACCATGGCATCGCTCGGTCCGGTGA
- a CDS encoding zinc-binding alcohol dehydrogenase family protein, translating to MKAVATTRKLPLEDPSCFVTLDLPDPQPGPRDLVIRVKAIGINPVDYKVRRSRIEGDSEPKILGYDGAGIVEAVGSEVTLFRPGDEVFYAGDITRPGSNAELQLVDERIVAKKPESLGFPEAAALPLTAITAWECLFDRLGLTPGDLDEGKGKTLLILSGAGGVGSIGIQLAAVLTGFTIIATASRPETVAWCHKMGAHHVINHSGDWPAELGKIGFKHVDYIACFGDTTAHWKAMAEAIVPQGKITAIVESPEVPDIGLLKSKSAAFIWEFMFTRSMFQTPDMIEQHELLKEVATLVDAGRIRSTITSHGGTLSPETLAAAHREQEAGRMIGKQVLEVAW from the coding sequence ATGAAAGCCGTCGCCACTACCCGGAAGCTGCCCCTTGAGGACCCCTCCTGCTTCGTCACCCTCGATCTTCCCGATCCCCAGCCCGGCCCGCGCGACCTCGTGATCCGGGTGAAGGCCATCGGCATCAACCCCGTGGACTACAAGGTCCGCCGCTCCCGAATCGAAGGTGATTCCGAGCCCAAGATCCTCGGCTACGACGGGGCTGGCATCGTGGAAGCCGTCGGCAGCGAGGTGACTCTCTTCCGTCCCGGTGACGAAGTCTTCTACGCCGGGGACATCACCCGACCCGGATCGAATGCCGAGCTCCAACTGGTGGACGAACGCATCGTGGCCAAGAAGCCCGAGAGCCTCGGCTTCCCCGAAGCGGCTGCGCTGCCTCTCACCGCGATCACTGCATGGGAGTGCCTTTTCGATCGTCTCGGACTCACCCCCGGTGATCTCGACGAAGGTAAGGGCAAGACCTTGCTTATCCTGAGCGGAGCCGGCGGGGTCGGATCAATCGGCATCCAGCTCGCGGCGGTGCTAACCGGCTTCACCATCATCGCGACGGCCTCACGCCCGGAGACCGTAGCCTGGTGCCACAAGATGGGCGCCCATCACGTGATCAATCATTCGGGTGATTGGCCGGCCGAACTCGGCAAGATCGGCTTCAAGCACGTGGACTACATCGCGTGCTTCGGCGACACGACGGCTCATTGGAAGGCCATGGCGGAGGCCATCGTGCCGCAAGGCAAGATCACCGCGATCGTCGAATCTCCCGAGGTGCCGGACATCGGCCTCCTGAAAAGCAAGAGCGCCGCCTTCATCTGGGAGTTCATGTTCACCCGCTCCATGTTCCAGACGCCCGACATGATCGAGCAACACGAACTGCTCAAGGAAGTAGCCACGCTGGTGGATGCCGGGCGGATCCGCAGCACCATCACCAGCCATGGCGGCACGCTTTCTCCGGAGACCCTCGCCGCCGCGCATCGCGAGCAAGAGGCGGGCCGCATGATCGGCAAGCAAGTGCTCGAAGTCGCGTGGTGA
- a CDS encoding sulfatase/phosphatase domain-containing protein: MRSLLLLALLAPTLMAQERPNILFLFSDDHALNAISAYGGPLKDLAPTPNLDRIAREGAIFTRSYCGNSICGPSRATILTGKHSHINGFLDNDDARFDGSQTTFPKLLQKTGYQTSLIGKWHLVTQPTGFDHWEILPGQGSYYNPDFISATGKSKVEGYCTDIITDKAISWLEGRDKNKPFLLMCQHKAPHRNWSPAPRHLGLFKDSSFPLPASLFDDYAGRSSTLAEQKMSIAKDMSWGHDMKFKGENLFPDSFTSEGQNHEYQRMNADQQAAWDAAYSPENEAFIADMKVGKIQGQDITRWKYQRYLKDYLRCVRAVDENVGRMLDYLDKSGLAKNTLVIYSSDQGFYLGEHGWYDKRWMFEQSLAMPFLVRWPGVVNPGGRNEALIQNIDYAPTFLEAAGAPVPSTMQGKSLLPVLKGQTPADWRKEIYYFYTGEPTHRVAAHDGIRSESYKLMFFPKTKEWNLFDLAKDPDEMKSLHADPAYAEAFEGMKKRYTEIRASYRMSEATVPVNRFGNPGWWRPRHQEKSTLARKGGHDLVFIGDSITQGWEGHGKAVWEKYYAGRKALNLGFSGDRTEHVLWRLMNGELENVDPKLFVLMIGTNNTGHRMDPPEQTADGIKLILELLQDRKPDAKILLLSIFPRDEKPEGPKRQLNNAINERIKTFADGDKIQWLDVSGSFLAPDGALPASVMPDYLHPQAAGYEMWAKAVESKIAELTGTAEIK; encoded by the coding sequence ATGCGCTCCCTTCTACTTCTCGCCCTGCTCGCGCCGACCCTGATGGCGCAGGAGCGGCCGAACATCCTTTTCCTCTTTTCCGATGATCATGCCCTGAATGCTATCTCCGCCTACGGAGGCCCGCTGAAGGATCTCGCGCCCACGCCGAACCTCGACCGCATTGCCAGGGAGGGAGCCATCTTCACCCGCTCCTACTGCGGGAACTCGATCTGCGGCCCATCCCGCGCGACCATCCTGACGGGCAAGCACAGCCATATCAACGGCTTCCTCGACAACGACGATGCGCGCTTCGACGGCAGCCAGACGACGTTTCCCAAGCTGCTCCAGAAGACGGGCTACCAAACCTCGCTGATCGGCAAGTGGCATCTGGTCACCCAGCCAACCGGGTTTGACCACTGGGAAATCCTGCCCGGACAGGGCAGCTATTACAACCCGGACTTCATCTCAGCCACGGGCAAGAGCAAGGTGGAGGGCTACTGCACCGACATCATCACGGACAAGGCGATCTCCTGGCTGGAAGGCCGCGACAAGAACAAGCCCTTCCTGCTGATGTGCCAGCACAAGGCACCGCACCGGAACTGGTCCCCCGCCCCGCGGCACCTGGGCCTCTTCAAGGACAGCAGCTTCCCGCTTCCTGCCAGCCTCTTCGACGACTACGCAGGACGTAGTAGCACGCTGGCGGAACAGAAGATGAGCATCGCGAAGGACATGTCCTGGGGTCACGACATGAAGTTCAAGGGAGAGAACCTTTTCCCGGATAGCTTCACCTCCGAGGGCCAGAACCATGAATACCAGCGGATGAATGCCGACCAGCAGGCGGCATGGGACGCCGCCTATAGCCCGGAGAACGAAGCCTTCATCGCCGACATGAAGGTCGGCAAGATCCAAGGACAAGACATCACGCGCTGGAAGTACCAGCGCTATCTGAAGGACTATCTGCGCTGCGTGCGCGCCGTGGACGAGAACGTGGGGCGCATGCTCGACTATCTGGACAAGAGCGGACTGGCAAAGAACACGCTGGTGATCTACTCCTCGGATCAGGGCTTCTACCTCGGCGAGCACGGCTGGTACGACAAGCGCTGGATGTTCGAGCAGAGCCTCGCGATGCCCTTTCTCGTCCGCTGGCCCGGAGTGGTGAACCCCGGCGGGAGGAACGAAGCACTGATCCAAAACATCGACTACGCCCCGACCTTCCTGGAAGCGGCCGGAGCGCCGGTGCCCAGCACGATGCAGGGCAAAAGCCTGCTCCCGGTGCTGAAAGGCCAAACACCCGCAGACTGGAGAAAGGAAATCTATTACTTCTACACCGGCGAGCCGACGCACCGCGTGGCCGCCCATGACGGCATCCGCTCTGAGAGCTACAAGCTGATGTTCTTTCCGAAGACCAAGGAGTGGAACCTCTTCGACCTGGCCAAGGATCCGGACGAGATGAAATCGCTCCATGCCGATCCTGCCTACGCGGAGGCCTTCGAAGGAATGAAGAAGCGCTACACCGAGATCCGCGCCAGCTACCGCATGAGCGAAGCCACGGTGCCCGTGAACCGCTTCGGCAATCCCGGCTGGTGGCGACCGCGCCATCAGGAGAAGAGCACGCTCGCGCGGAAAGGCGGCCACGATCTCGTCTTCATCGGCGACTCCATCACCCAAGGCTGGGAGGGCCATGGCAAGGCCGTGTGGGAAAAATACTACGCCGGGCGCAAGGCGCTGAACCTCGGCTTCTCCGGGGATCGCACGGAGCACGTGCTGTGGCGCCTGATGAATGGCGAACTGGAGAACGTCGACCCAAAGCTCTTTGTCCTGATGATCGGCACGAACAATACCGGCCATCGCATGGACCCGCCGGAGCAGACGGCCGACGGGATCAAGCTTATCCTAGAGCTACTCCAAGACCGGAAGCCGGATGCGAAGATCTTGCTCCTCTCCATCTTCCCCCGCGACGAGAAGCCTGAGGGTCCGAAGCGCCAGCTCAACAACGCGATCAACGAGCGCATCAAAACCTTCGCCGACGGTGACAAGATCCAATGGCTGGATGTGAGCGGGTCCTTCCTCGCTCCGGACGGAGCTCTGCCCGCCAGCGTGATGCCGGACTACTTGCACCCGCAGGCGGCGGGATATGAAATGTGGGCAAAAGCGGTTGAATCCAAAATCGCCGAGCTTACAGGAACCGCCGAGATCAAATAG
- a CDS encoding DUF5069 domain-containing protein, protein MKLVPLISSGTAGPLGVLHLPRLWLKVSLESRGALADGYPGAGKGFDQMVIDGLGLNRDAVLSYIADSRPTYPEFEAWVKANGSSVDAASIATLNAAITGYNHDDETRKSILSASGLPDDSAAPKDAVHLNNLDDWQEFHAAVLK, encoded by the coding sequence ATGAAACTCGTACCGCTTATCAGCTCCGGCACCGCCGGCCCCCTCGGTGTTCTCCATCTCCCGCGGCTTTGGCTCAAGGTTTCGCTCGAATCCCGCGGCGCGCTCGCCGATGGCTATCCCGGTGCCGGAAAGGGCTTCGACCAGATGGTGATCGATGGCCTCGGCTTGAACCGCGATGCCGTGCTCTCCTACATCGCCGACAGCCGCCCGACCTACCCCGAGTTCGAAGCCTGGGTAAAGGCGAACGGCAGCTCCGTCGATGCCGCGTCGATCGCGACCCTGAATGCCGCGATCACCGGCTACAATCACGACGACGAAACCCGCAAGTCGATCCTCTCCGCCAGCGGCCTGCCGGATGACAGCGCTGCCCCGAAGGATGCGGTGCACCTGAACAATCTCGATGATTGGCAGGAGTTTCACGCGGCGGTGTTGAAGTAA
- a CDS encoding thymidine phosphorylase, which translates to MKLHVPTLISRKREGETLDPAEIKLLIEGYTSGEIPDYQMSAFAMAVFFKGMDAVETAALTKAMLASGDVFEHRAGHPEVVDKHSTGGIGDKVSLILAPLVACTGVWVPMVSGRGLGITGGTLDKLESIPGFKVGITIPEAQEMLEKIGVVMMGQTDRFCPADKKLYSLRDVTGTVPSIPLITASIMSKKLAESLDKLVLDVKFGTGAFMKTEADAKILADSMIAVGKEMGVEVHAILNPMSEPLGKAVGNSLEVIESIECLEGGGPLDLRKLVLDLAEKISPVPRDELEKLLDDGSARKKFDEIVKAHGGNPADLPKLAEIHHAPVIREFPAPDTGTIVEVDAGMVGQAALQLGAGRARASDGVDHAVGFDQLVKIGDSIHQGHALCRIHARTTVDFEIAEAMLGKAIRIEP; encoded by the coding sequence ATGAAGCTCCACGTCCCCACACTCATTTCCCGCAAGCGTGAAGGCGAGACTCTCGATCCGGCCGAGATCAAGCTCCTGATCGAAGGCTATACCAGCGGCGAGATCCCGGACTACCAGATGTCCGCCTTCGCCATGGCGGTGTTCTTCAAGGGCATGGATGCGGTGGAGACGGCGGCGCTGACCAAGGCGATGCTGGCGAGCGGCGATGTCTTCGAGCATCGCGCGGGTCATCCGGAGGTGGTGGACAAGCACTCGACCGGCGGTATCGGCGACAAGGTCTCGCTGATCCTCGCCCCGCTGGTGGCCTGCACGGGCGTGTGGGTGCCGATGGTTTCCGGGCGCGGGCTCGGCATTACCGGTGGCACCTTGGACAAGCTGGAGTCGATCCCCGGCTTCAAGGTAGGGATCACGATCCCGGAGGCGCAGGAGATGTTAGAGAAGATCGGCGTGGTGATGATGGGACAGACGGACCGATTCTGCCCCGCGGACAAGAAGCTCTATTCGCTGCGTGACGTGACCGGGACCGTGCCATCGATCCCGCTGATCACGGCTTCGATCATGTCGAAGAAGCTGGCCGAGTCGCTCGACAAGCTGGTGCTGGACGTGAAGTTCGGCACGGGGGCTTTCATGAAGACCGAGGCGGATGCGAAGATCCTCGCCGATTCGATGATCGCCGTGGGCAAGGAGATGGGCGTGGAGGTCCATGCGATCCTCAATCCGATGAGCGAGCCGCTAGGCAAGGCGGTAGGAAATTCGCTGGAGGTGATCGAGTCGATCGAATGCCTTGAAGGCGGAGGTCCGCTGGACCTGCGGAAGCTGGTGCTGGATCTCGCGGAGAAGATTAGTCCTGTTCCTCGTGACGAATTGGAGAAGCTTCTGGATGACGGGAGCGCCCGAAAAAAGTTCGACGAGATCGTGAAAGCGCACGGTGGCAATCCGGCCGATCTGCCGAAGCTGGCTGAGATCCACCATGCACCAGTCATCCGTGAGTTCCCCGCGCCGGATACGGGGACGATCGTGGAGGTCGATGCCGGGATGGTCGGTCAAGCGGCGTTGCAGCTCGGCGCGGGCCGGGCCCGGGCCAGCGATGGTGTCGATCACGCGGTCGGATTCGATCAACTGGTGAAGATTGGAGATTCCATTCACCAAGGGCATGCGCTGTGTCGCATTCACGCCCGCACGACCGTGGACTTCGAGATCGCGGAGGCGATGCTGGGGAAGGCGATCCGGATCGAGCCCTAG
- a CDS encoding phosphopentomutase, translating to MKRALLIVLDSVGCGAAPDAADFGDAGADTLGHLFEREGLELPNLAKLGLLEVLDRGESPTLPGAAWARMREKSVGKDTTTGHWEIAGCVLEKPFDTFELFPQDLLDEIGGPFLGNVAASGTEILERLGEEHLKSGYPIVYTSADSVLQIAAHEERYGLKELYELCQRAREVLDQRGIRVGRVIARPFLGDSAASFKRTANRHDYSLMPPETVLNRLQAAGVETIGVGKISDIFAGSGISESHPTKSNADGMAVIERLWREKREQPHLIFANLVDFDMLYGHRRDPAGYAQCLREFDAWLGGFLPEVGEDFLLITADHGNDPYHQGTDHTREQVPLLTLNAPLELLNSEDFTQVARLIAARFGLD from the coding sequence GTGAAACGGGCCTTGCTGATCGTGCTGGATTCGGTGGGTTGTGGCGCTGCACCGGATGCGGCTGACTTCGGCGACGCCGGGGCGGACACCCTCGGGCACCTTTTCGAGAGGGAGGGACTGGAGCTACCGAACCTGGCGAAGCTGGGGCTGCTAGAGGTGCTCGATCGAGGCGAGTCCCCCACCCTTCCCGGCGCGGCTTGGGCGAGGATGCGGGAGAAGTCGGTGGGCAAGGATACGACTACGGGGCACTGGGAGATCGCGGGCTGTGTGTTAGAGAAGCCCTTCGATACCTTCGAGTTGTTCCCGCAGGATTTGCTCGATGAGATCGGGGGGCCGTTTCTGGGCAATGTCGCGGCGTCGGGCACGGAGATTCTGGAGAGGCTCGGCGAGGAGCATCTGAAGAGCGGATATCCGATCGTCTACACCAGTGCGGACTCGGTGCTGCAGATTGCGGCGCATGAGGAGAGGTATGGCTTGAAGGAGCTTTACGAACTCTGCCAGCGCGCGCGGGAGGTTCTTGACCAGAGGGGAATCCGCGTCGGTCGTGTGATTGCGCGGCCGTTTCTTGGAGACTCGGCCGCGAGCTTCAAGCGGACCGCGAACCGTCATGACTACTCGCTGATGCCGCCGGAGACGGTGCTGAACCGGCTGCAGGCTGCTGGGGTGGAGACGATCGGAGTTGGCAAGATCTCGGATATCTTCGCGGGTTCCGGCATCAGCGAGTCGCATCCCACAAAATCGAATGCCGATGGCATGGCGGTGATCGAGCGACTTTGGCGCGAGAAGCGTGAGCAGCCGCACCTGATCTTCGCGAACCTGGTGGACTTCGACATGCTCTACGGTCATCGCCGGGATCCTGCCGGGTATGCGCAATGCCTGCGCGAGTTCGATGCCTGGCTGGGAGGATTCCTGCCCGAGGTGGGCGAGGACTTCCTGCTGATCACGGCGGATCATGGGAATGATCCCTACCATCAAGGCACCGATCACACGCGGGAGCAGGTCCCCTTGCTGACCTTGAATGCGCCGTTAGAGCTGTTGAACTCGGAGGATTTCACGCAGGTGGCGCGGCTCATTGCGGCCCGGTTTGGATTGGATTAG
- a CDS encoding RNA polymerase sigma factor, whose amino-acid sequence MTEQSDDELLQDWCAEGSERAFAELARRYGGLLYHTALRRTGRSDLAGEAAQGALLILARKAKGLREVPNLAGWLHRTVCYEASKLQRRERRHDARMKHMPSPDGPEEETEGWKEAAPLLDQALDGLPAKDREVIFLRYFEGLSFEEMARRFGGESATWRQRGSRAVEKLRVRLGKRGAAVSGAVLASGLGSGLSQAAPAPVLASLASSPAAGAAAISWTTLTSHSLHLMKLHPATPILATLLLAALPLTLQAIANASARERVARLEMVAGDAPPLTASETYPVTSNMTVRNKRHDVLWLADAIEKGSKGSRPDLAKAERMIQGLSADELDGLLREAIDTELPSGKRRGLISKLLLRYAHRPTPDADLERIVRTSEYLADHLGREGQDMVWGWTARTLNRWATADPQKAMAWYRDQIRCGRLDYTRVNLYTSADIYAGLMQADPRLADEFYATLPEDQQFPIANRFNAAGAEKSMEMAAKFDDPERRQSALRNIFQYGTKDKEPGEVRAWVDRAGACGQDAAELLGLSAAGDPYTEGVVSHLIKMKTEEIAERIAWLQDPAMGEESAAAVGFFLAEMMKSVPENAGKALDAEWERNPDQQMLESYMRNAGSSARAVVDALDRYRYLSNTATREEILRELLSSPGGQEVLAKMRERGISQEDLDEAQLPAELFR is encoded by the coding sequence ATGACGGAACAGAGTGACGACGAATTGCTGCAAGACTGGTGCGCGGAAGGCTCGGAGAGGGCCTTCGCGGAACTGGCGCGGCGCTATGGCGGGCTGCTCTATCACACGGCGCTGCGGCGGACCGGTCGGAGCGATCTGGCGGGGGAAGCGGCGCAGGGCGCGCTGCTGATCCTGGCGCGCAAGGCCAAGGGGCTGCGGGAGGTGCCGAACCTCGCGGGGTGGCTGCACCGGACGGTGTGCTACGAGGCTTCCAAACTCCAACGCCGGGAGCGCCGGCACGATGCGAGGATGAAACATATGCCCTCTCCGGATGGTCCCGAGGAAGAAACCGAAGGCTGGAAAGAGGCGGCGCCGCTGCTGGATCAGGCGCTCGACGGCCTGCCCGCGAAGGATCGGGAGGTGATCTTCCTGCGCTACTTCGAAGGCCTGAGCTTCGAGGAGATGGCGCGGCGTTTCGGCGGGGAGTCCGCGACATGGCGGCAGCGTGGATCGAGGGCGGTGGAGAAGCTGCGGGTGCGCCTGGGCAAACGGGGTGCCGCGGTGAGTGGCGCGGTGCTGGCGAGCGGACTGGGGAGCGGTCTCTCGCAAGCGGCGCCGGCACCGGTGCTGGCAAGTCTCGCCAGTTCTCCCGCGGCCGGTGCGGCGGCGATCTCTTGGACAACGCTGACATCCCACTCCCTGCACCTGATGAAACTTCATCCTGCCACTCCGATTCTGGCCACGCTGCTTCTCGCCGCCCTGCCGCTCACCCTGCAGGCGATCGCCAATGCATCGGCGCGCGAGCGGGTGGCGAGACTGGAGATGGTCGCTGGTGATGCTCCGCCTCTCACCGCGAGTGAGACCTATCCGGTTACCTCCAATATGACGGTCAGGAACAAGCGGCACGACGTCCTTTGGCTGGCGGACGCGATCGAAAAGGGAAGCAAGGGATCCCGCCCCGATCTGGCGAAAGCCGAGCGCATGATCCAAGGCCTGAGCGCGGACGAGCTGGATGGGCTGCTCCGCGAGGCGATCGACACCGAGCTTCCCTCGGGCAAGAGACGAGGCCTCATCTCCAAGCTGCTGCTGCGCTATGCCCACCGGCCGACTCCCGATGCCGACCTAGAGCGCATTGTGCGGACGAGCGAGTATCTCGCCGATCACTTGGGGAGGGAAGGTCAGGACATGGTGTGGGGCTGGACCGCAAGGACGCTCAATCGCTGGGCGACGGCGGACCCGCAGAAGGCAATGGCCTGGTATCGTGACCAGATCCGCTGCGGGCGGCTCGACTACACGCGGGTGAACCTCTACACTTCGGCGGATATTTATGCCGGGCTGATGCAGGCCGATCCCCGGCTGGCGGACGAATTTTACGCCACGCTGCCCGAGGATCAGCAATTCCCGATCGCGAACCGCTTCAATGCTGCGGGTGCCGAAAAGTCCATGGAGATGGCGGCGAAGTTCGACGATCCGGAGAGGCGGCAATCCGCGCTCCGCAATATCTTCCAGTACGGCACGAAAGACAAGGAACCCGGGGAGGTGCGGGCCTGGGTGGATCGTGCGGGAGCGTGCGGGCAGGATGCGGCGGAACTGTTAGGGCTCTCCGCTGCCGGCGACCCCTACACGGAGGGCGTGGTGAGCCACCTGATAAAGATGAAGACCGAGGAGATCGCGGAGCGCATCGCATGGCTGCAAGACCCGGCCATGGGCGAGGAGTCCGCTGCGGCCGTCGGTTTCTTCCTGGCGGAGATGATGAAGTCCGTTCCGGAGAATGCCGGGAAGGCGCTGGACGCGGAGTGGGAGCGAAACCCCGACCAGCAGATGCTGGAAAGCTACATGCGCAACGCCGGATCCTCCGCCCGGGCGGTGGTGGATGCGCTGGATCGCTACCGCTACCTCAGCAATACCGCAACGCGGGAGGAGATTCTGCGCGAACTACTCTCGAGTCCCGGCGGCCAAGAGGTGCTCGCGAAGATGCGTGAGCGCGGGATCAGCCAGGAGGATCTCGATGAAGCCCAACTTCCTGCCGAACTCTTCCGATGA